In Clostridia bacterium, the genomic window CCCCGCTTGTGGAGTTCCGGCCTGCCCGACCCAGATTACGCGGAAGCGTCCCTTCCGAGCGTCACATGACATGCCGAGAATATCGTCGAGTTTGACGATGCACTTCAAGCCGGCAACGCACGCCTCTTCAAGACCAATCGTCACGGTGGAGGCCTGCTGCGTGAACGGACGCCCCAACTCGTCCATGCCCCAGATTCGTATCGGGAGCTGCAACGAAAGATAAGGTCCTGATGGAATGAATTCAAAAGTCACAGGTGACTCCGTTTCGTCACAAAATACCGAGTTGAGAAGCAGAACTCAATCACTTGCCGGGGTCGCTGTCGAGCATCAGCCTTCGGGAAGCAAAGAATTGCGAATATCAACAAGGTCGATACCGATCTTGCTTGCACCGGCCCTGTACTTTTCCTGCAACGCGGCAGCATCGGATCGTAGCCGATCATGCTCGGCCTTGTGCGCGCCGGCACCGGGAAAGCCGGGGATATTCATGGCTGTCTCTTCTGCCGAAAAATGCTGTTCCGTGTAATCGAGCAAGGCACCCTCGAGGACGGTTCGTTCCTGCGCAATGCGCATAGCGTAATGCAATTTGTTCATTAGATTGAAGA contains:
- a CDS encoding bacteriohemerythrin; this translates as METAVALFEWTAKYSVGVERFDEEHKRLFNLMNKLHYAMRIAQERTVLEGALLDYTEQHFSAEETAMNIPGFPGAGAHKAEHDRLRSDAAALQEKYRAGASKIGIDLVDIRNSLLPEG